In Candidatus Electrothrix scaldis, the genomic window ACCTTCCAGCGAATGCAGAGCAGTGGCAGTTGGAGATGGAAACGACGCTACATGCTAAATGGCTGGTTTTTGATCAGTGCCTTCCCTTGCTCAGACTGGCTGAACAGGCTGTGGTTGTGAACATCTCCTCTATTGCCGCAATAACAGGCCGTGTTGGGCCGGCAGGCTTACTCTTTAATGATGGGTATGCAGCTGCTAACAGAGGAGTTTCCTCCCTGACAGAGACCTGGGCAAGGCTAGGGGCGCCTGCTATCCGTGTCAACGAATTGATGTTAGGACTGGTGGACTCTAGGCATGGTCCAGGGACCCGCGGCTGGGAATTGCTTAGCGCGTCTGACAGGGAGCAGCTCATGAAGCATACTCTTTTACAGCGAACGGGGGGGGCTGATGAGGTCGCTCAAGCGGTTCTCTTTCTTGTCCGGGATGCTGATTTTATGACAGGTGCTTGCCTTAGAATGGATGGGGGGTTTGTCCTAGGGGCGGAACAGGTTCCTGATATGCCGGATGGGGCTCTCTGATAATACCTGGATTCAGGATGTTGAATGAGCCCCAGTATGAGTATTTTGGTCAGAGATTTACGAGGTTATGGAGTGTTTTGAAGAATTTCAGGATAATAATGAGAGATTCCTTCCAAAATTCCAGCGCTGTAACAGCCGTTCATTCCCTGGAAGCCACCTTGAGCAAGGTAAAGAAGTGATTCATTTCCAGCCGCTGTCGCCATTTCCAGTGCTTTGTCAACCACCTCTTTCCTGGCGTTAGCCACTAAAACAGCCGGAATCGTACTGGTGAGGACTTCCAAGTCGTTACCACTGTCTCCAGAGAAAATCATCTCGTCAAGCGAGTAACCGAACTGGTGTCGCATAAATTGCAGAGCCTGATATTTATCTGCACGAGCAGGAAGAATGTCCAGGAGCTCTTGGTCTGCAACTTCATCATGGCTCCAGATGAGTGAGGCTCGAATTCCCTCCTGCTCCAAAAAAGAATGAATAGAGCGGGTCAGCTTGGCTTGATTTGCACCTGCATCCACATAATAACTGAGCTTAAAACGAGTTTGTTTCTCATTTTCTTGTTTTGTCAAACCTTGTATCCCCCTCAAAAGGTCAGGCAGGGGGCTGTTAGGCTGATACCATTCTTTGCTCAGGAGAGTATCCCAGTTTTTATCATGTTGCCATTCCCCCTGAATGCGATGGCAAATAGTGGTTCCTACATCAGCAATAAGAACATCTGGAAAAGGTATGGCAAATTCTTTGATCGCCTTCTCTGTGAGTTGAATGCTGCGTCCTGTGACATAGGCAGTCTGAACACGAGGATCCTTTGCTAAAGCTGCAAAGGAGGGGCGGGCTTCGGGAGATTCCTCTTGCGGGCCATTAGGTAAGAGCGTCCGGTCGAGATCTGTACAGATAAGCAGCTTCATATGCTGGCCTCCAACGGATTTTCATCATTTTTATTAAGAAAATGATAATGCTTAATGCCTTCGATGATTCCATATGCGTAGGGGGCATCGGCAAAATATACACCTTCCAACTCATCAATGTTAGATAATTCTTCATGATGGCGGTTGCCAGCTACTACAGCTCGTGTATTTCCGCGCATCATATCTTCATCCGCACCAGAACCACCAGCGACCAGGATGTTTTCCAGATTTATTTCAAGACGATGCGCAACATAGCGCAAGGCGAGACCTTTTGACGCGCGGATCGGAACAATATCCAGGTACTGCCCAAAGGACAGGGTCAAATTGACAGTCTGATCATGTTGTCGGAGATAGACATTGAGTTCATCTACAGAAGGTGCTTTCTCCTCATCGTAAAAATAAGAAAGTTTAAATTCTCCCTGTCTGTCTCGTGGCTGCAAACGAAGCCCTGGTGTATGAGCTAAGAGCCTTTTTAGAGTCATAGGCATCCAAAGGTAGTCTAGGTGTCGGTGCCAAGTTAGATCAGGGATGAGGTTCCGGCCATAGTAGATTGAGGTTCCAAGGCTGGTTATGAGGATATCGGGCCGGGGAATTTTTTTCTGCACTAAAATAGCCAGGGCAGAATCACGTGAACGTCCCGTGGCAATGCCAAAGAGTAGATTTTTTCTGTTATTTCTTATCAGCTGGATCAGTTCCTTGCGACCGGCAGAACTTCCTATAAGATTCTGATCCAGGTCAGAGAAAACAGCTTTGGTAGCGGGCTTAACCTTTTTCTGGTAGGGCTCTTTGCGTTCAAGAACAGGCTTTACTTCAACCAGTGGGCGAACTTGCTGCAAGTATTTTTTAACATGGGCATGCCAGGAGTAATGTTTTTTCACCCCTTCCAATCCGTTTCGTTGGAGAGCCTTCCAGAACTGTTGATCGCTAAGGACCCGAATGAGATATTGGGCAAGCTGTTTTTCATCAAGAGGGTCAAAAAGGAGCCCATTTTTGCAATTTTCAATTATATCTACCGGGCCACCATTCTCTGTCGCAAGTAAGGGGCAACCAGTTGCTGCGGCCTCCAGTAAGGTCAAGCCAAAGGGTTCTGTTAATGCAGGGTTCACAAAGACACCACCGGAAGCCGCGCACATGCGGTATATCTCCGCCACCTCTTCGGCCTTATGGTGTTTAGGCAAGGCCACCTTGCC contains:
- a CDS encoding SDR family oxidoreductase, producing MFGTMEIRGKNALVLGASRGVGRSIARTLAQEGMRLFLPWFDWPDSCREMEAEFAELRAEHVTLEVDLCQPSSIKKMVERIKNDFGSLQVFVNNIERGGMPVLHGSYHLPANAEQWQLEMETTLHAKWLVFDQCLPLLRLAEQAVVVNISSIAAITGRVGPAGLLFNDGYAAANRGVSSLTETWARLGAPAIRVNELMLGLVDSRHGPGTRGWELLSASDREQLMKHTLLQRTGGADEVAQAVLFLVRDADFMTGACLRMDGGFVLGAEQVPDMPDGAL
- a CDS encoding HAD-IIB family hydrolase; this translates as MKLLICTDLDRTLLPNGPQEESPEARPSFAALAKDPRVQTAYVTGRSIQLTEKAIKEFAIPFPDVLIADVGTTICHRIQGEWQHDKNWDTLLSKEWYQPNSPLPDLLRGIQGLTKQENEKQTRFKLSYYVDAGANQAKLTRSIHSFLEQEGIRASLIWSHDEVADQELLDILPARADKYQALQFMRHQFGYSLDEMIFSGDSGNDLEVLTSTIPAVLVANARKEVVDKALEMATAAGNESLLYLAQGGFQGMNGCYSAGILEGISHYYPEILQNTP
- a CDS encoding HAD family hydrolase; its protein translation is MSKKEEKGLYIALISIHGLIRGNDLELGRDPDTGGQTRYVRDLAYALGQHKDVARVDLITQRIVDEAVSEDYAQTVESLNECARIIRINIGTEGYTRKEKLWEYLDIFADNLLAFFQEQDHFPNILHSHYADAGSVGTRLSHLTGIPLIHTGHSLGRDKKLRLLAAGMQKEEIESRYNISRRIEAEEEILATAKLVVTSTRNEIEDQYELYDFYHPDKMVVIPPGADLEQFHPPTQQKKSSFLKAVRPFLRKEKRPIILALSRPDERKNIKTLLHAYGQSTRLRKIANLVIIAGNRDDICDMDEGSQEVIKELLLLIDLYDLYGKVALPKHHKAEEVAEIYRMCAASGGVFVNPALTEPFGLTLLEAAATGCPLLATENGGPVDIIENCKNGLLFDPLDEKQLAQYLIRVLSDQQFWKALQRNGLEGVKKHYSWHAHVKKYLQQVRPLVEVKPVLERKEPYQKKVKPATKAVFSDLDQNLIGSSAGRKELIQLIRNNRKNLLFGIATGRSRDSALAILVQKKIPRPDILITSLGTSIYYGRNLIPDLTWHRHLDYLWMPMTLKRLLAHTPGLRLQPRDRQGEFKLSYFYDEEKAPSVDELNVYLRQHDQTVNLTLSFGQYLDIVPIRASKGLALRYVAHRLEINLENILVAGGSGADEDMMRGNTRAVVAGNRHHEELSNIDELEGVYFADAPYAYGIIEGIKHYHFLNKNDENPLEASI